One window of the Salvia splendens isolate huo1 chromosome 1, SspV2, whole genome shotgun sequence genome contains the following:
- the LOC121747011 gene encoding vacuolar cation/proton exchanger 3-like isoform X2, whose product MASASEEWLLENGNIKVLSKEMRNGRTAHNVSSSSLRKKSDRALLAGIRVGFLRRFLGNLQEVLLGTKLFIFLLAIPFAIAANYSHFGSPWVFALSCLGLIPLAERVSFLTEQIALYTGPTVGGLLNATCGNVTELVIAIFALIQNKVGVVKYSLLGSVLSNLLLVLGSSLFCGGIANISKEQKFERKQADVNSLLLLLGLICHVLPLMFKFTGKSDPELTAFATLALSRASSIIMLIAYFGYLIFQLFTHRQLFQEQQEEGVVESDEVETDETPVIGIYSALIWLVLMTGIVALLSEYVVATIEAASDSWGLSVGFISVILLPIVGNAVEHAGAIIFAFRNKLDITLGVALGSATQIAMFVVPLSVIISWIIGVKMDLDLSLIETISLGLSILITSLALQDGSSHYMKGLVLLLCYFVIGACFFVSWAPLSKHSQLRI is encoded by the exons atggctTCGGCATCAGAGGAGTGGCTGTTGGAGAACGGCAACATTAAGGTTTTGAGCAAGGAGATGCGGAATGGCCGCACCGCGCACAATGTGTCGTCTTCGTCTCTGCGGAAGAAATCGGATCGGGCGCTGCTTGCTGGTATTCGGGTCGGGTTTTTGAGGAGGTTTTTGGGTAATTTGCAAGAGGTTTTGCTCGGGACCAAGCTTTTCATTTTCCTCCTCGCTATCCCTTTCGCCATTGCCGCTAATTACAGCCATTTCGGAAGT CCATGGGTGTTCGCTCTCAGCTGTCTGGGACTCATTCCTCTTGCAGAGCGTGTTTCCTTTTTAACAGA GCAGATTGCTCTCTACACAGGACCAACAG TTGGGGGGCTTCTAAATGCGACATGTGGAAATGTGACGGAGCTTGTGATTGCCATATTTGCTCTGATTCAAAACAAAGTAGGTGTTGTGAAATACTCCCTTTTGGGTTCAGTCCTCTCTAATCTCCTCTTAGTTCTGGGCTCCTCTCTTTTCTGTGGTGGCATTGCAAACATATCCAAGGAGCAAAAGTTTGAAAGG AAACAAGCGGATGTGAACTCGCTGCTTTTGTTGTTGGGATTAATCTGCCATGTGCTGCCTTTAATGTTCAAGTTTACCGGAAAATCCGATCCGGAACTAACGGCGTTTGCCACGCTGGCGCTATCACGTGCCAGCAGCATAATCATGCTCATAGCCTACTTTGGTTATCTCATTTTTCAGCTCTTCACTCATCGTCAGTTATTTCAAGAACAACAG GAGGAAGGTGTGGTGGAATCGGACGAGGTTGAAACTGATGAAACGCCGGTGATCGGGATATATAGTGCCTTGATTTGGTTAGTTTTGATGACTGGGATTGTAGCGCTACTGTCGGAATACGTCGTCGCTACGATCGAA GCGGCGTCGGATTCATGGGGATTGTCAGTGGGCTTCATTAGTGTGATTTTACTGCCAATCGTTGGAAATGCAGTAGAACACGCAGGGGCCATCATTTTTGCATTTAGGAACAAATTA GATATTACTTTAGGGGTGGCTCTAGGTTCAGCAACTCAAATCGCCATGTTTGTG gTACCTTTGAGCGTGATAATTTCGTGGATAATTGGCGTGAAAATGGATCTTGATTTAAGTCTGATTGAAACTATTTCTCTTGGGCTGTCGATACTCATAACATCGTTGGCATTACAG GATGGAAGCTCTCATTACATGAAGGGGCTGGTACTTTTATTGTGCTACTTTGTTATTGGAGCATGCTTTTTTGTATCTTGGGCTCCACTAAGTAA ACACTCCCAACTTAGGATTTAG
- the LOC121747011 gene encoding vacuolar cation/proton exchanger 3-like isoform X1: MASASEEWLLENGNIKVLSKEMRNGRTAHNVSSSSLRKKSDRALLAGIRVGFLRRFLGNLQEVLLGTKLFIFLLAIPFAIAANYSHFGSPWVFALSCLGLIPLAERVSFLTEQIALYTGPTVGGLLNATCGNVTELVIAIFALIQNKVGVVKYSLLGSVLSNLLLVLGSSLFCGGIANISKEQKFERKQADVNSLLLLLGLICHVLPLMFKFTGKSDPELTAFATLALSRASSIIMLIAYFGYLIFQLFTHRQLFQEQQEEGVVESDEVETDETPVIGIYSALIWLVLMTGIVALLSEYVVATIEAASDSWGLSVGFISVILLPIVGNAVEHAGAIIFAFRNKLDITLGVALGSATQIAMFVVPLSVIISWIIGVKMDLDLSLIETISLGLSILITSLALQDGSSHYMKGLVLLLCYFVIGACFFVSWAPLNTPNLGFSSEMVRL, translated from the exons atggctTCGGCATCAGAGGAGTGGCTGTTGGAGAACGGCAACATTAAGGTTTTGAGCAAGGAGATGCGGAATGGCCGCACCGCGCACAATGTGTCGTCTTCGTCTCTGCGGAAGAAATCGGATCGGGCGCTGCTTGCTGGTATTCGGGTCGGGTTTTTGAGGAGGTTTTTGGGTAATTTGCAAGAGGTTTTGCTCGGGACCAAGCTTTTCATTTTCCTCCTCGCTATCCCTTTCGCCATTGCCGCTAATTACAGCCATTTCGGAAGT CCATGGGTGTTCGCTCTCAGCTGTCTGGGACTCATTCCTCTTGCAGAGCGTGTTTCCTTTTTAACAGA GCAGATTGCTCTCTACACAGGACCAACAG TTGGGGGGCTTCTAAATGCGACATGTGGAAATGTGACGGAGCTTGTGATTGCCATATTTGCTCTGATTCAAAACAAAGTAGGTGTTGTGAAATACTCCCTTTTGGGTTCAGTCCTCTCTAATCTCCTCTTAGTTCTGGGCTCCTCTCTTTTCTGTGGTGGCATTGCAAACATATCCAAGGAGCAAAAGTTTGAAAGG AAACAAGCGGATGTGAACTCGCTGCTTTTGTTGTTGGGATTAATCTGCCATGTGCTGCCTTTAATGTTCAAGTTTACCGGAAAATCCGATCCGGAACTAACGGCGTTTGCCACGCTGGCGCTATCACGTGCCAGCAGCATAATCATGCTCATAGCCTACTTTGGTTATCTCATTTTTCAGCTCTTCACTCATCGTCAGTTATTTCAAGAACAACAG GAGGAAGGTGTGGTGGAATCGGACGAGGTTGAAACTGATGAAACGCCGGTGATCGGGATATATAGTGCCTTGATTTGGTTAGTTTTGATGACTGGGATTGTAGCGCTACTGTCGGAATACGTCGTCGCTACGATCGAA GCGGCGTCGGATTCATGGGGATTGTCAGTGGGCTTCATTAGTGTGATTTTACTGCCAATCGTTGGAAATGCAGTAGAACACGCAGGGGCCATCATTTTTGCATTTAGGAACAAATTA GATATTACTTTAGGGGTGGCTCTAGGTTCAGCAACTCAAATCGCCATGTTTGTG gTACCTTTGAGCGTGATAATTTCGTGGATAATTGGCGTGAAAATGGATCTTGATTTAAGTCTGATTGAAACTATTTCTCTTGGGCTGTCGATACTCATAACATCGTTGGCATTACAG GATGGAAGCTCTCATTACATGAAGGGGCTGGTACTTTTATTGTGCTACTTTGTTATTGGAGCATGCTTTTTTGTATCTTGGGCTCCACTAA ACACTCCCAACTTAGGATTTAGCTCAGAAATGGTGAGGCTTTGA
- the LOC121747011 gene encoding vacuolar cation/proton exchanger 3-like isoform X3 has translation MASASEEWLLENGNIKVLSKEMRNGRTAHNVSSSSLRKKSDRALLAGIRVGFLRRFLGNLQEPWVFALSCLGLIPLAERVSFLTEQIALYTGPTVGGLLNATCGNVTELVIAIFALIQNKVGVVKYSLLGSVLSNLLLVLGSSLFCGGIANISKEQKFERKQADVNSLLLLLGLICHVLPLMFKFTGKSDPELTAFATLALSRASSIIMLIAYFGYLIFQLFTHRQLFQEQQEEGVVESDEVETDETPVIGIYSALIWLVLMTGIVALLSEYVVATIEAASDSWGLSVGFISVILLPIVGNAVEHAGAIIFAFRNKLDITLGVALGSATQIAMFVVPLSVIISWIIGVKMDLDLSLIETISLGLSILITSLALQDGSSHYMKGLVLLLCYFVIGACFFVSWAPLNTPNLGFSSEMVRL, from the exons atggctTCGGCATCAGAGGAGTGGCTGTTGGAGAACGGCAACATTAAGGTTTTGAGCAAGGAGATGCGGAATGGCCGCACCGCGCACAATGTGTCGTCTTCGTCTCTGCGGAAGAAATCGGATCGGGCGCTGCTTGCTGGTATTCGGGTCGGGTTTTTGAGGAGGTTTTTGGGTAATTTGCAAGAG CCATGGGTGTTCGCTCTCAGCTGTCTGGGACTCATTCCTCTTGCAGAGCGTGTTTCCTTTTTAACAGA GCAGATTGCTCTCTACACAGGACCAACAG TTGGGGGGCTTCTAAATGCGACATGTGGAAATGTGACGGAGCTTGTGATTGCCATATTTGCTCTGATTCAAAACAAAGTAGGTGTTGTGAAATACTCCCTTTTGGGTTCAGTCCTCTCTAATCTCCTCTTAGTTCTGGGCTCCTCTCTTTTCTGTGGTGGCATTGCAAACATATCCAAGGAGCAAAAGTTTGAAAGG AAACAAGCGGATGTGAACTCGCTGCTTTTGTTGTTGGGATTAATCTGCCATGTGCTGCCTTTAATGTTCAAGTTTACCGGAAAATCCGATCCGGAACTAACGGCGTTTGCCACGCTGGCGCTATCACGTGCCAGCAGCATAATCATGCTCATAGCCTACTTTGGTTATCTCATTTTTCAGCTCTTCACTCATCGTCAGTTATTTCAAGAACAACAG GAGGAAGGTGTGGTGGAATCGGACGAGGTTGAAACTGATGAAACGCCGGTGATCGGGATATATAGTGCCTTGATTTGGTTAGTTTTGATGACTGGGATTGTAGCGCTACTGTCGGAATACGTCGTCGCTACGATCGAA GCGGCGTCGGATTCATGGGGATTGTCAGTGGGCTTCATTAGTGTGATTTTACTGCCAATCGTTGGAAATGCAGTAGAACACGCAGGGGCCATCATTTTTGCATTTAGGAACAAATTA GATATTACTTTAGGGGTGGCTCTAGGTTCAGCAACTCAAATCGCCATGTTTGTG gTACCTTTGAGCGTGATAATTTCGTGGATAATTGGCGTGAAAATGGATCTTGATTTAAGTCTGATTGAAACTATTTCTCTTGGGCTGTCGATACTCATAACATCGTTGGCATTACAG GATGGAAGCTCTCATTACATGAAGGGGCTGGTACTTTTATTGTGCTACTTTGTTATTGGAGCATGCTTTTTTGTATCTTGGGCTCCACTAA ACACTCCCAACTTAGGATTTAGCTCAGAAATGGTGAGGCTTTGA